The Ehrlichia chaffeensis str. Arkansas DNA segment GCTTCTGATCTAAAACATGGAGAACAAGCAGTAAATCTTAGAGGTAAATCACATCCATTAATATTCATATTTGATACCAAATTGGTAAGTGCTACTTCACTTGTTGGTATAAGTCTAAAATTTTCTGTTGTTTTAAAGGAATCATCTGCAAATTTTGGTAATTGTCCTACTCCATACATAGCAGATTCATGAACTAATATTGGATGAGATATTTCTGAATAACCAAATTCTTTAGTATGAATATCTAGCATAAAATTAGATAAAGCACGATCTAATTGTGCAAGCTGATTTTTGAGTATTACAAATCTTGATCCAGAAAGTTTTGCGGCTTGTTTGAAATCCATTAAATTTAGATTTTCCCCTAATTCATAATGAGTCTTTATTGGAAAATCAAAGCTTGTTTTATTCCCATGTCTTCTCAATTCAACATTACTGTTTTCGTCTTTCCCAATAGGTACTCTTTCATCTGGTATATTCGGTAACATATTGAGAAGATTAACTAATTGAGAATCTTCTTTTATCATATTGTTAATATCGTTTATTTTACTTGTTACATTTTTTGATAATTCTATTTGTATGTTGCACTGAAGATTATTTTTTTTTAACTTTTCAATCTCTTGAGTGATTTGATTACGTTCTTTCTGTAAAGAGTATAGTTGTGTTAATAAATGTCTTTTCTTAACATCTAATTCTATAATTTTTTTTGCAACTTTTTCAGAATTTCGTACTTGCATTGCATTATCAAATAATTCTGGATTCTGTTTTATAAAATCTATATCGTGCATAAAATTCAATTATTTATATAATATTGTATCTTATCTTATACGTGGTTATGTTAAAAAAAAACAAAAAATCTTAAGTATATGTTCCGTTTATATTAAGACACTGTTTTTTATTGTTATACATTCTTTTTTTGAAGGACAAGATTTGTGGCAAATTGTCATCTCCAGTAGAGTCAGAAAGTTTATTCTCAATAGCATCATTTAATAAATCCACAATTTCAAATGGACCATATTTCCAGTCACATGCTAACTTCATGGCTTTATCAATGGCTGATATCGAAGATAATTCAGGAATTAAAGATGAAATATAGATTAAAGTATTAGACCATACATACCACATGAATTGCCCATATTTATCGTGAATATCAAATAGATCTTGAATGTTTTTAAAGTCATGATTAATAATGTATGCTTTTCTATATAGTCCAGTATGTAAATCTATAACCTGATTACTATTGCCACCATATAACTCATAAAAACGGTAAAATCCACCAATTTTGCTTGTAGAGCCAGTGTATCCATCGGAAATCATTTGTAGTACTACTCTAGGTATGGCGTTATATAATTTATGTAAGTGATCATTACTGGGTAAACTGTTTATTAAATGTTTTACTGTAAGTATGAAATTGTCTAGACCTATTTCATCTAGTAAATTGAATGCCCCATTAGGTATTCCCATGTATTTATTCGTTATAATAGAATCTGCATCTTCTATATTAATATTGAATGTATAAGTTCCTATTAGCAAAATCATGGACCAGAATGATAGTATTCTATCCAATATAAGCCCTGAAATGTTACTGCATGTAATTACATTAGAGAAACTATTGCTTAATATTTCAATGCCTTTATTTTCTAAACTATTATAGTAAGCACATTCTATTAATTTGACTGTATTAGCATAATAAAAGAAGGATACTATTAGGAAATGACAAAATGTGTTGTGCGGTATTTTGCTAACAACATCTAAAAAAAAATTTGAAGTAGCCGATATGATAACATTATTGCTCACATGGGGTAATATTTTGTTGTATGTGTTATATATTAGATTATAATCTTCTCCTGATTTTTCAGAGGTAATATTAATAATCCATTCTACATCTTTAAGACATGATAAATTGCCATTTAAACTGACACTATTTACTAAAACATGATCTTCCTGGTTTTGAAAGTTATAATCAGCTTCGTCTAGGATTATCAAAATTACTGAAATGTTATGCTTAACCATGTAGCTGATGAGACTACTACTATTGATTTTTTGGAAACCTACAACTGCTACCTTTTTCATCTGAACAAAACCCTTTCTTTTTAGTAATAAATTCTAGTAAACACCTATAGCAAGAATTTATCAAAATATTTAGTAAAGTAAAGATATATACTAATTAAGCACCAAACTCATCTTCTATTTTTTTCACAATATCTTCTGGAGGATTTTCTCCCCAACCGGAATATAATATTTGCCCATATAAAGCCACATCTATGGAGCCTGACCTACTTTTAGCAAGAAACATCTCTCTTTTGGGTTTATCTACCAATACATAATGCCAAGCAGCTCTTCCATTATCTTTTCCACGTACGAGAAATAGGCAATCTAGTCTACTCTTCTTAGTAGATTCTGCAAAGTTTTTGTTGTTTAATTTGCTTTTTCTTAACAAGTTTTTTGAATCGGAAAAAGGCACTTCTTTTTCAGGCTTATCTTGTAATATACTAGAGAATTTTGCTGATTTATTAGGCAAAGCATTAGGATTTTTATACTTTTCACTAAAACTTGCAGCATTACCTTTTCTATTAGCAGCAAACTGCTTAGTAAATTTTGAATCTTTATTTGTTTCATCACCCATCTACTTACACCTACCTTGATAAAATCATGTATTGTAAAATAACCAGTTTATAATACTATATGATATATTTTATACATACAATATAAGTTAACTTAATTATGCATAATTAACATGAATAATATATTAATCATTACTGGACCTACAGCATCAGGAAAGTCTAAGATATCTATGAAAATAGCGCAAGATAATAATGGAATTATTGTGAATTGTGATTCAAAGCAAATATATCGAGAAATCCCTATAATTACAGATCAACCGAATTTGAATGATACTTCTGTAGAACACAAATTATATGGATATGTATCAGTAACACAACAATATTCTGTAGGATTATGGATAGAAGATTTAAAGGATGAAATATCATCCATTATACAACAAAAAAAGTTTCCAGTTATAACTGGAGGTAGTGGAATGTATATCAATAGTCTAATATATGGCTTATCGCAAATTCCTAAGATAGAAGATAGTGTAAGGAATGAAACAAGAAGGCTATTTAAAACTCTAGGGAAAAAAGAGTTTTATGCATTATTAATAGATAAAGATCCTATAGCAAAATGTTTACATAAAAACAATTCACATCAATTATTAAGAGCATATGAAGTCATAGAACAAACAGGAATTTCCATATTTGTATGGAAGGAAAATGCACCTCGTGAACCTATATTTAAGAATTTTAAGCTTTGTATTCTTATGCCACCACGAAGCGAAATATATAAAAAAATAAACGAACGTTTTATTAATATGATCAATACATCTGTAATAGAAGAAATAGAAAATTTGCTTTCACTGAATATACCTGCACATTTTCCTGCAATGAAAGCACACGGTGTGCCAGAAATAATTCAATATTTACAAAATAAAATCAGTATTGATCAAGCAATAGAAATAGCTCAAAAAAATACTAGGAATTATGCTAAACGTCAATATACATGGTTTAAGCATCAATTCCGAAATGCATTATTCTATGAATCTCAGGATCAGTTGTTAGAATCTATAAAAAACAGTTATGTATATTATAACTGAATTCAAAACTGTTCGAATTAAAACACCTTAATCCAATAATAATGTCATTTCTTGTCTTGCTCTATTTTTTTGTAGCCTTTACAATCTACATTTAGATTTTTTATATTTGTAGTAAGGTGGTAAAGATACTTTTCACACTAGGAAAATGTTGAAATTCAACGAGATTGGGGAAGAACGATATTAGAACAAATATTAGAATTCTGGTTTAGGGAAAATCAAGATTATGTCTTGCATGGCACCAGTATCGCTTTACAAGATAGTAATGAAGGTAATAAACAACAACCAGATGCTAATTACTAATTTACCACAGAAAACAAACACTTAATTATTGAAAAGTAGGCTAGATTGCCCATTTTTCTCGTACGTGGAAAAGATAATGGAAGATCTGCTTGGTGGGGCATTATGTATTAATAGATAAACTCAAAAGAGAGATGTTTCTTGCTAAAAGTAGATCAGGATTCATAGATGTGGCTTGATATGGGCAAATATTATATTTCGGTTGGGAAGAAAAACCCTCCAGAAGATATTGTAAAAAATAGAATTTGAAAATATCTTTAATTCACTATGAAAAATATTTTGCAACAAAATCATAGGAATCAAAAATGCCCTTCTCAAACAATTTATAATCTATAAGGGTACATGTTAATGTACTATCAAATAAAAATACCAAAATATAGAAAAATTAAAAATATCAGATTTTATATTAATGTTTATTTCTATAGAAGGTGCATATTCCCTTGCAATGTAAGAAGATATTATGCATATATAGTGATGCATTGGATAAAAAAATTTATTATAAGTGTATTGTCTTTTCTACTTAATTAGTATTGTTAAGTTAAATGTTTATTTTTCAGGTTGTTATAGTTAGTATTGTTACTGCTTAATAGTATTTAATTTTTAAAAAATTGTTAATTAGTAAAATTCGATTTTTTTTTTATTACTGTACAGATTTATGTAATTCACCTTCCAATTGATCAAGTTATATGTATTGATTTTTAGAAATATATGTTTTTAAATAACCAACAATTTCATATAGTTTCTTTATTGATCATGTCATTACTCTTCTCATATTTAATGATAGATTAATTGCATTAGGATATTAATCTAACTTTTTGTTTTTGTATATTTTAGTAATTTTTCACTGACATTATAATTAAAAATATAAAGGAATTAAAAAGATATCTTATTTAACTTTTAGTCAACGGTTTAAATTTAGTGAATATCACGTTGAAAAGTAAATACTTATTACTAATATTAAAAATGATGTAATAAAAGTGTGTATCATGAAAGTACACCTATTCATAATCATCAGAATGAGATGGGTTATTTTGATTTTTATATAATAAAAACTATTTCCATTTGACTATAGGAGGCATGGACATCATGATTGCATCAGAGTTACCATTTGTCAGTAAACCAAATCTTGTACCTCTATCGTAAATTAAATTAAATTCTACATATCTTCCACGCTTAACTAACTGATACTCGCGCTCTTCTGCAGTCCATGGTGTATGTAGATTTCTCTTTACGATAATTGGGTAGATATCTAATAAAAACTTACCTACTGCCTGAGTATATTGAAAGTCAGCTTCCCAATTTCCTGAATTTATATTATCATAAAATATACCACCTATACCACGTGGCTCCTTCCTATGATGTAAAAAGAAATACTCATCGCATTGTTGCTTAAACTTCTGATAATAGCTCTTATCGTACTGGTCACACATTTCACGTAGATTACTATGGAAAAGTTCTTGGTCTTTTTTGTTTTCATATGTAGGAGTCAAATCTATACCACCTCCAAACCAATTTTTATCTGATATACAAATAAATCTAGTATTCATATGTACAGCTGGTACAAATGGAGAGCACATATGCGCAACAACAGAAATTCCGCTTGCCCAAAATTTTTTGTCTTTTCCTATAAAAGTATTAGATAACTCAGAAGGATTTACAGCATGAGATAATTCATGATTTTGTTCCATATCTCCATATACTTCTGAAACATTTATTCCGGCTTTTTCAAAAACCTTACCATATATCACTATAGAATGCCCTCCTCCACCTCCAGGTCTTTCCCAATGCTTATGATCTACTTGTGGTATAAAAGATGAAAACTGTTTCTCTATTGATATAAACTCAGATAAGAGCTGATTTTGTAATGTCTTAAACCAGTCAACTGCTCTTTTTTGTTTTGCTTTCATAAACTTAAAAAAAACACTAAATTGTGATACAGTAAAAGTATACTCTTATAAAAAAGAAAATATTAAAAAAACTAATAAGATATTATTCAACATAAATATAAGTAATTTATAATTCTGTAAAGAATTATTTATGGAATGCAATATTATGATTAATAACCACCTTAGTGTTAAAATTTTATTATAAAATTGATAATTATAGTAAAGTTATATAAAAATCTTCCTGTAATATAAATACTTAACTGCAAAATGTAGAAAAACTTGTACTCTAACTTTTGCTGTACACTTAAATAAGATATATTTTGGTGATACTAGGAAAAGACAAAAAATTTTGGGCAAGCGGAATTTCTATTGTTGCGCATATGTGCTCTCCATTTGTACCAGCTGTACATATGAATACTAGATTTATTTGTATATCAGATAAAAATTGGTTTGGAAGTGGTATAGAATGAACATATATTGAAAAACACCTTTTAATATGTTATTTTATATAAATCAATCGTGTTTTTTTCTGTTAGAAACTTAGTTTTGCTCCTATCAATCCAATATAGCCAGATTTATTAGTATCAGTTCTGTCAACATCGAAAAATACAATATCAGCATAAAGAATCATATTATTACGTAATATCTTCTCTATACCTAATGCACATGCTGATAATGCATGTTTTGCATAATTTTCAGGAGAAGTCTTAAGGTTTACCTTTTTACCTCCATAGAAGTAACTGAGGCCAACATTAAACAAATCATTTTCAATCTTTAAACCTAAATCATAAAATTCACTATCAATTATTTTATAATGATTAGATTGTACAGAAATTTCCTTTTTACCAGAATTACCAAGATTACCATACGATCCTATAAAAGTAATATTATTATATTTTAGTGAAAAACCAGCATTATAAGATAGTAAATTATTATATTGAACCTGTTGCTGCTGATTACTAGCAGGTAACAGATCATTTACAGCATGTTCAACAACTCCTGATATAGAATAACCAATACCAGATGATAACTGATTTTGATATTTGACTCCTACACTAACAATATTTTTATACACATGGGATTTGATATTGTTTGCAATATCCTGAATCTTATCTTTTGGAATATAGCTTAACCCAAGCTTTATTCCCTTAATTTGTGGAGAATAATAACTAACTACTGGAATAGCAGATCCGTGATAAGCAATATATAGACCTGGTGTGAATAAAACAGTATCTTCTTTATTGTGTCCATAGGAAAAATTAGAATTGTCAGTTCTTAGATTAACATATTGTAACCAACTTCCAGTAACACCACCTGAAGCTACTGATATATCTGAAGATGAAAGTTTCATTTTTTGTGAAACAGGACTTGTCAATCCTACTTGTAAACTTCCGATATTAGAAGATTTAATAAAGACATATGCTTCTTTTGTATTACTATTTATATCTAATATAGAATCTTTTGCATTACCTGAGCTGTCTATACTATTACTCATTAGGTTTGTGCTTAATTTTAGAAAAGGCCCAACAGAAAAGTAATCATTAATGTGATATGAATACTCTAAAGTGGAAGTTGCATTAAAGGACAACCTTGAAAAGTCATTGCTATTAAAACCGTATTGTAGATTTAACTTACCACTTAACGCAAAGTCATTAGCCGTAGCTTGATTTATAAATAACATTAAGGAAAATATAGCAGATATATATAATAGTTTTCTACACACCAAATCTACCTCACATGACAGATATTAATTAAGATATTGAGGTAAAATAACATTAGTTATTAAAATAATCAAGATTTTTCATAATAAAAAATTATTCTTACTTTAATATATAATATATTATATTATTTTTTATAGATATTGTACTTAGTAACAGCATAGCACAGTGAGTAAGTAAATAAACAAAATAGAAAAATATTTAAAACTTTACAATTATAATTTTTGATAGATTATATATCTGTATTTAATACCATAGTACCAGTTCCATGTATGGTAAACAATTCTAACAACAATACGTGTGGTATTCTACCGTCTATTATGTGAGCTGATCCATAACCTTCTTTTACTACTTTAATGCAAGTTTGTAACTTAGGAATCATACCTGCATTTGCTATACCTTGTTCTATTAGACTTTCTGCATTACTTACTGATATTTCAGATAACAAGTTACCATTAACATCAGTAACTCCAGGTACGTTCGTTAAAATAATCAATTTTGCAGCAGCAAGGGCATTTGCTAATGCACCAGCTACTAAATCTGCATTTACGTTATAAGTAAGATCATTTTCACCACTACATACAGGAGCTATTACTGGAATAAAATCAGATTCTTCCATAAAAAATAATAAGTCTGTATTCACCTCATGAGGTTCTCCAACAAAACCCATGTCTAGTATTTTTTCAACATTATTTGACTGATTTTCCTTATAAGTATAACAAACTTTTTTTGCTTCTATTAAATTAGCATCTTTACCACATAATCCAATAGCATTACCTCCAGCTTTGTTTATTAGTTGTGTAATATCTTTATTGACTAATCCACATAATACCATTTCTACGATTTCCAAAGTTTCAGCATCAGTAACTCTTAATCCATTAACAAATGTACTTTTCTTATTTATCTTCTCTAGAAATTCGTTGATTTTGCTGCCGCCACCGTGCACAACTATTGGATTAATACCTAATTGTTTTAACAATACAATATCGTGAGCAAAATTTTCTGCTAATTTTCTATCCTTCATAGCAGCACCACCATATTTAATGATAAATGTCTCACCAGAAAACTGCTGTATATACGGTAAGGATTCTGATAAAACTCTTGCTGCGTTAAACCAATCAGCATTTCCACCAAATTGCTCAATGTTTGATACAACATCTTCTTTATTATTATTTTTTAATACATTGTGCAATTTCATAAATCAACTCCTCTATTCCTTGTTTACATTGACTACTAGTACTGATGATTGGATACATAATAAAATCCAAATTAAGATTTTTAATATAATTTACGTTAACATCAAGCATTTCTTTTTTTATTTTATCAATTTTTGTTAATACTAATTGGTAATGTATTTGGTGTAACTCAAGCCAATTGATAAAATCTAAGTCTATTTCCTTAAATCCAACTTTAGCATCTATAAGTAATATAACTTTTAATAGGTTTCTACTATTTAGTAGATAATATTCCATAAGACATAAATAATTATTGATAGTAGTTTTATCTGCTTTAGAATATCCGTAACCTGGCAAATCTACTAATACCATAAAATCTTTGTTAATAAGATAAAAATTAATTTGTTTTGTACATCCTGGTTTAGAAGATGTTTTAGCATTTTTTTTATTATTTGTTATTGCATTAATTAGACTAGATTTGCCTACATTTGATCTACCAGCAATTGCAATTTCTGGTATAGAAAAATCTGGTAAAGACTTTATGTGAGTAGCTCCTATCATAAATTCACACTTTGACATTATAGTTTTTAGCTTCATGCAGTTAAATGCTTAATTATAAAAATATTAAAATATATAAAAAACTATGCTTCAATACTATCACATATAAAAATTTAAAGAAAAAAATTTTGCAATTAATATTACAAATGATATTATCTAGCAAAAAGTAGATAAAGATTATTAATTGAGTGGTGACAAAGCTATGAGCTTTGATAATAGTTTAGAAGAGTTGTCTCAAAAATTCTACAAACTAAAAAGTATGTTAGAAGATCCAAGTCAATTGAGTGTGGATTCCTTTGTTGCTGCTTCAAAAGAATATTCAGAATTATTGCCTGTGATATCAGTGATAGACCAATATAATATCTTACAAAAAGATATAGCAGGCTTAGAAGAACTGATAAATAATCCAGAAACTGATCATGAATTAAAAAGTCTAGCTAAAGAAGAATTCTATGAACGGCAAAAACAATTACCTAAAGTTAAGCATAAATTAAAATTATCCTTACTTCCCAAGGATAAAGATGATGCACGTAATGCTATTTTAGAAATTAGAGCAGGTACAGGTGGAGAAGAAGCTGCATTATTTGTGACTGATTTATATAGAATGTATACAAAATATGCTGAACAAAAGAATTGGAAATTTGAACAGATTAACTCATCTTCAACCGGTATAGGCGGACATAAGGAAATATCATTATGTATAAGCGGATCTAATGTATTTGCAAGGTTAAAATTTGAATCTGGAGTGCATAGAGTACAAAGGGTACCGGAAACTGAAGCTTCTGGAAGACTTCATACTTCAGCTGCTACAGTAGCAGTTTTACCAGAAATTGAAGAAGTAGATTTAAAGATAGATGAAAAAGATTTAAGAATAGATGTATATCGTTCAAGCGGTCCAGGAGGACAATCTGTGAATACTACTGATAGTGCTGTACGTATTACGCATATACCAAGCGGAATTGTCGTTATACAGCAAGATGAGAAATCTCAACATAAAAATAAAAGTAAAGCTCTTAAGGTATTAAGAGCAAGGCTTTATAACCTAGAAAAACAAAAAAGAGATGCAGAAATTTCACAAATGAGAAAAAGTCAGATAGGATCAGGAGACCGTTCTGAGCGTATAAGAACTTACAATTTTCCTCAATCTAGAATTACAGATCATAGGATAAATCTTACATTATATAGATTAGATGATATTATGAAAGAAGGAAATTTGGATGAGTTTATTGAAGCATTAATAGCCGAAGATGAAGCAAATAAATTAAAGAACCTGCATATTTGATCAAAAAAACTTTTACAAACCAGATTAGATTACTTTTTAAAGAATTACTGTAGGGTTCATCAATGGCTTAATATTAGCAATTGTGTCTTTTGTAGCACTTATGTTAAGGAAAACACATTGATATTCATTTATATATCATTATAATATAAGATTTATCCTATGATCTGTAATTCTAGATTGAGGGTTGTAAGTTGATGATTCCTTTAGTATATGTAATAAAAAACAGTTATTATGTAAGTTATTAACTACTATTAAAATATATGCTTAAAACTTGCCATATATTAATGTTTGTTGTGTTTACAGGACAATATATCTCAAATTTGTACTGCTGTTCTTTGATATTACATTAAGTTCACTTTACTCTTGCCTTTTCTCATAAAAAATAAAACTTTTTCTCAAAATAAGTTTTTGCAAAATATTATTATCCGTTTATATTAAGACACTGTTTTTATTATTATACATTCTTTATTTTGACGGATAAGATTTGTGGCAAATTGTCATATCCAATAGAGTCAAAAAGTTTATTCTTAATAGAATCATTTTTGATAAATTCTTGTTATAGATGTGTACTAGAATTTATTACTAAAAAAAGGATTTTATTCAGATGAAAAAGGTAGCAGTTGTCAGATTTCCAGAAAATCAATAGTAATAGTCTAATCATCTATATGGTTAAGCATAACATTTTAGTAATATTGATTAATCCTAGACGAAGCCGAGTATAACTCTTAAAAACCAGGAAGATCATATTTTAGTAAATAGTGTCAGTTAAAATGGCAATTTGTCATGTCTTAAAGATGTAGAATGGATCATTATATTAACTTCTAATAATTTTACATATTTTTTGCTAGATAATATTATTAGTATTATATGAATTTCATATCTAAAAATTATTTGATAACTTGCAAAGCTTGTTTGAAAATTTAGAGTTTCGTATAGCAAATACATGGATATTGTAGGAATGTGAATTTTTAGAAGTATAGTATATGGTATTAAAGCATGAATATTAATACATAATCACAGAAAAATTCAGAATTATAGAGATTGTCAAAATATAAAATAAATATTGAATATATTACATGCATAATAACATGAGAATGTTATTTTACCTCAATATCTTAATTAATATATGTCATGAACTATACTATGTAATATTTAAATATTTCTTTTTTGGATTTTATATACTACAAAATGTACTTTTGATAAATAAAAATTCACTAATAATGCTTAAGTAAATAGCACTATAAATATAAATGATTAAACAGAATATCTAATAATAATACCAAAAATATTTTATGAAAAGATAAGGATGGATAATCACATATAAAGAATAATCTAGTGTAAAAACACATTAAATAAATAACTTACGAATCTGTAAAACATTGATAAAAAGTTTATTAAATGCAAGTTTACTCTATAAAGGTAAATTATCATGTTTACGCATAATCTTATGTACTTTCTTTTTCTCTAAAAATTGTAAAGATTTAAATAGATGTTCTCTTGTACGTGACGGTACTATAATATCATCAATATACCCTCTAGAAGCTGCTACATAAGGGTTTACTATTGTAGTACGGTATTCATCAATAATGTGTTGTATTTTATCTTTATCTTTTTCATTTCTAAAGATTATTTCAACTGCTCCCTCAGCACCCATAACTGCAATTTCAGCATCTTGCCAGGCATAATTAACATCACCACACAGGTGTTTAGAATTCATTACGATATATGCTCCTCCATAAGCTTTACGTACTATTACACTAATTTTTGGGACAGTAGCTTCTGCATATGCATACAGTAATTTTGCACCATGTGCTATGATACCAGAATGTTCTTGGTTGACCCCTGGCATAAATCCTGGAACATCAATAAAAGTAATAACAGGTATATTAAAAGCATCACAAAAGCGTATAAATCTTGCTCCCTTTCTTGAAGCATCAATATCTAAACATCCAGCCAAATGTAAAGGCTGATTTGCTACTAACCCTACATTATAACCCCCTATTTTGCCAAATCCTATAATAATATTACGTGCGAAATCTGGTTTTATTTCATAAAATAGCCTTTCATCACATACTTTTTCCAATAACTCATACATATTATATGGAGTAGTACTATTTTTAGGTACTAATGTATTTAAAGATAAATCTTCCATATTTATAAAATTTGAAGCTGACTGAGATCCTATTGATTCCATATTATTAGATGGAATAAAATTCATGAATCTACGCACTTGCAATAATGCTTCAATTTCATTATGAAATACTAAGTCTGCAATACCAGTTTTACTAGCATGTACTTTTGCTCCACCAAGATCTTCCTGAGTAACTTCTTCATATGTA contains these protein-coding regions:
- the hemF gene encoding oxygen-dependent coproporphyrinogen oxidase, with translation MKAKQKRAVDWFKTLQNQLLSEFISIEKQFSSFIPQVDHKHWERPGGGGGHSIVIYGKVFEKAGINVSEVYGDMEQNHELSHAVNPSELSNTFIGKDKKFWASGISVVAHMCSPFVPAVHMNTRFICISDKNWFGGGIDLTPTYENKKDQELFHSNLREMCDQYDKSYYQKFKQQCDEYFFLHHRKEPRGIGGIFYDNINSGNWEADFQYTQAVGKFLLDIYPIIVKRNLHTPWTAEEREYQLVKRGRYVEFNLIYDRGTRFGLLTNGNSDAIMMSMPPIVKWK
- the miaA gene encoding tRNA (adenosine(37)-N6)-dimethylallyltransferase MiaA is translated as MNNILIITGPTASGKSKISMKIAQDNNGIIVNCDSKQIYREIPIITDQPNLNDTSVEHKLYGYVSVTQQYSVGLWIEDLKDEISSIIQQKKFPVITGGSGMYINSLIYGLSQIPKIEDSVRNETRRLFKTLGKKEFYALLIDKDPIAKCLHKNNSHQLLRAYEVIEQTGISIFVWKENAPREPIFKNFKLCILMPPRSEIYKKINERFINMINTSVIEEIENLLSLNIPAHFPAMKAHGVPEIIQYLQNKISIDQAIEIAQKNTRNYAKRQYTWFKHQFRNALFYESQDQLLESIKNSYVYYN
- the serS gene encoding serine--tRNA ligase — encoded protein: MHDIDFIKQNPELFDNAMQVRNSEKVAKKIIELDVKKRHLLTQLYSLQKERNQITQEIEKLKKNNLQCNIQIELSKNVTSKINDINNMIKEDSQLVNLLNMLPNIPDERVPIGKDENSNVELRRHGNKTSFDFPIKTHYELGENLNLMDFKQAAKLSGSRFVILKNQLAQLDRALSNFMLDIHTKEFGYSEISHPILVHESAMYGVGQLPKFADDSFKTTENFRLIPTSEVALTNLVSNMNINGCDLPLRFTACSPCFRSEAGSAGRDTRGMMRQHQFNKVELVSIVTEEQSAPELERMTQIAEEILKRLELPYRVMMLCTGDMGFSASITYDIEVWIPSQNQYREISSCSNCKAFQARRMNTKYTTIINNVKVSKFVHTLNGSALAIGRTIIAILENYQNRDGSITIPHILRKYMDNQEVIK
- the argB gene encoding acetylglutamate kinase, which encodes MKLHNVLKNNNKEDVVSNIEQFGGNADWFNAARVLSESLPYIQQFSGETFIIKYGGAAMKDRKLAENFAHDIVLLKQLGINPIVVHGGGSKINEFLEKINKKSTFVNGLRVTDAETLEIVEMVLCGLVNKDITQLINKAGGNAIGLCGKDANLIEAKKVCYTYKENQSNNVEKILDMGFVGEPHEVNTDLLFFMEESDFIPVIAPVCSGENDLTYNVNADLVAGALANALAAAKLIILTNVPGVTDVNGNLLSEISVSNAESLIEQGIANAGMIPKLQTCIKVVKEGYGSAHIIDGRIPHVLLLELFTIHGTGTMVLNTDI
- the yihA gene encoding ribosome biogenesis GTP-binding protein YihA/YsxC: MKLKTIMSKCEFMIGATHIKSLPDFSIPEIAIAGRSNVGKSSLINAITNNKKNAKTSSKPGCTKQINFYLINKDFMVLVDLPGYGYSKADKTTINNYLCLMEYYLLNSRNLLKVILLIDAKVGFKEIDLDFINWLELHQIHYQLVLTKIDKIKKEMLDVNVNYIKNLNLDFIMYPIISTSSQCKQGIEELIYEIAQCIKK
- the prfA gene encoding peptide chain release factor 1, with translation MSFDNSLEELSQKFYKLKSMLEDPSQLSVDSFVAASKEYSELLPVISVIDQYNILQKDIAGLEELINNPETDHELKSLAKEEFYERQKQLPKVKHKLKLSLLPKDKDDARNAILEIRAGTGGEEAALFVTDLYRMYTKYAEQKNWKFEQINSSSTGIGGHKEISLCISGSNVFARLKFESGVHRVQRVPETEASGRLHTSAATVAVLPEIEEVDLKIDEKDLRIDVYRSSGPGGQSVNTTDSAVRITHIPSGIVVIQQDEKSQHKNKSKALKVLRARLYNLEKQKRDAEISQMRKSQIGSGDRSERIRTYNFPQSRITDHRINLTLYRLDDIMKEGNLDEFIEALIAEDEANKLKNLHI
- a CDS encoding porin, with protein sequence MLFINQATANDFALSGKLNLQYGFNSNDFSRLSFNATSTLEYSYHINDYFSVGPFLKLSTNLMSNSIDSSGNAKDSILDINSNTKEAYVFIKSSNIGSLQVGLTSPVSQKMKLSSSDISVASGGVTGSWLQYVNLRTDNSNFSYGHNKEDTVLFTPGLYIAYHGSAIPVVSYYSPQIKGIKLGLSYIPKDKIQDIANNIKSHVYKNIVSVGVKYQNQLSSGIGYSISGVVEHAVNDLLPASNQQQQVQYNNLLSYNAGFSLKYNNITFIGSYGNLGNSGKKEISVQSNHYKIIDSEFYDLGLKIENDLFNVGLSYFYGGKKVNLKTSPENYAKHALSACALGIEKILRNNMILYADIVFFDVDRTDTNKSGYIGLIGAKLSF